The segment GCGGATCCGGATGCAGCTCGGGCACGCCGGCGATCATCCCGACGAACGGGGTGATGATGAAGCGCGAGCCGACCGTGCCGAGCCCGTCGAGCTCGGCGACGATCTCGATCGCCGCGGGTTCGAGCCCGATCTCCTCGCGCGTCTCGCGCCGCGCCGTGGCGCGCAGGTCGACGTCGACGCCTTCCTCGAGCTTGCCGCCGGGAAAGGCGATCTCGCCCTGGTGGGACGGCATCGTCTCCGGCCGCTTGGTGAGGATCACTCGCGTCTCGCCCGCCGATTCGAACAGCGCGACGAGCACGGCCGACGCCCGCCGCCGGATCGGGAAGTCGATGGGCGACTCGGACACGCGTCGCGGCGGCGGAAGGCCGGCGAGGCGGCGCCGCACCGCCGCCAGCGGCCACGACGGCTCGACCCCTGCTCGCAGCCAGGGCGCCTCGATCCCGGGTAGCCACCCCGTCGGCCGTGGGATCCGCTGCATCCCGCCCCGGGCCGGCTCCGGCATCGCCCGAGAATTTACTCATCCGCGATACTGCGACCTTCCGAGGGAGGACGCCCGTGGACTGGAACTTCGCCACGATCTACGAGTCGGTCGCCGACGCGCTCCCCGAGCGCGTCGTGCTCATGCAGGGCGACGGCGAGCGCACGTGGTCCGAGGTCGACGACCGCGCGGCCCGGCTCGCGGGCGCGTTCTCGGCCGCGGGCTTGAAGCCCGATTCGAAGGTTGCGTCGTACCTCTACAACTCGAACGAGTACCTCGAGGGCCTGCTCGCCACGTTCAAGGCGCGCGGTGTGCCGGTGAACGTGAACTACCGCTACCTCGAGGAGGAGCTGCTCTACCTGCTCGACAACTCGGACGCAGAGGCGCTGCTCTTCCACGGCTGCCTCGCCGACCAGGTCGCGAAGGTCGCGGGACGCGCGCCGAAGCTGAAGCTGCTCGTACAGGTCGACGACGGGTCGCCACTCGTCGACGGCGCGGTCGAGTACGAGGCGCTGCTCGCCGCGCACGAGCCGATGCCGCGCATCGAGCGCAGCGGCGACGACTACTACTTCCTCTACACGGGCGGCACCACCGGCATGCCGAAAGGTGTGATGTGGCGCAGCGAGGACCTCTTCGGCGTGCTCGGCGGCTCCGTATATCCGCTGTTCGGCGAGGCGATGCCCGAGCGTTCCGAGGACGCGGGCGAGATCGCGAAGCGCGTGGTCGACGGCGGGCGCACCGCGGTGCACCTGCCCGCGTCACCGCTCATGCACGGGACCGGCGCGTTCACGACGCTCCAATCGCTGGCGCTCGGCGGCGCGATCGTGACGCTCGAGTCCCGCACGTTCGACCCGCACGAGCTGTGGCGCGTGGTGCAGCAGCGCAAGGTGACGCAGATGGCGATCGTCGGCGACGCCTTCGCGAAACCGATGCTGCGCGCGCTCGACGAAGCCGAGCAGGCGGGCACGCCCTACGACATCTCGTCGCTCGGGCTCATCGTGTCGTCGGGCGTGATGTGGAGCGAGGAGGTGAAGGCCCAGCTCGTCGCGCGCGGCAACATGTTCCTGCTCGACTCGCTCGGCTCCAGCGAGGCCGTCGGCATGGCGAACTCGATGAGCGGTCCGGGATCGGCCGCGCACACCGCGCACTTCTCGATCGGTGAGAACTCCAAGGTGTTCACCGAGGACGGCCGCGAGGTCGAGCCCGGCTCCGACGAGATCGGCATGGTCGCGGTCGGCGGCTACATCCCCGTCGGCTACTACAAGGACGAGGCCAAGAGCGCGTCGACGTTCCGCACGTTCGCGGGTCGCCGCTGGTCGGTACCGGGCGACTTCGCGTCCGTCGACGCCGACGGCACGATCACGCTCCTCGGCCGCGGCTCGGTCTGCATCAACTCGGGCGGCGAGAAGGTCTTCCCCGAGGAGGTC is part of the Acidimicrobiia bacterium genome and harbors:
- a CDS encoding CoA pyrophosphatase yields the protein MPEPARGGMQRIPRPTGWLPGIEAPWLRAGVEPSWPLAAVRRRLAGLPPPRRVSESPIDFPIRRRASAVLVALFESAGETRVILTKRPETMPSHQGEIAFPGGKLEEGVDVDLRATARRETREEIGLEPAAIEIVAELDGLGTVGSRFIITPFVGMIAGVPELHPDPHEVVRVFDVALVELLAAGVHHAERWKTPMIDHEVHFFELPGETVWGATARILFGFLAFLTADG
- a CDS encoding acyl-CoA synthetase; amino-acid sequence: MDWNFATIYESVADALPERVVLMQGDGERTWSEVDDRAARLAGAFSAAGLKPDSKVASYLYNSNEYLEGLLATFKARGVPVNVNYRYLEEELLYLLDNSDAEALLFHGCLADQVAKVAGRAPKLKLLVQVDDGSPLVDGAVEYEALLAAHEPMPRIERSGDDYYFLYTGGTTGMPKGVMWRSEDLFGVLGGSVYPLFGEAMPERSEDAGEIAKRVVDGGRTAVHLPASPLMHGTGAFTTLQSLALGGAIVTLESRTFDPHELWRVVQQRKVTQMAIVGDAFAKPMLRALDEAEQAGTPYDISSLGLIVSSGVMWSEEVKAQLVARGNMFLLDSLGSSEAVGMANSMSGPGSAAHTAHFSIGENSKVFTEDGREVEPGSDEIGMVAVGGYIPVGYYKDEAKSASTFRTFAGRRWSVPGDFASVDADGTITLLGRGSVCINSGGEKVFPEEVEEAVKRHPAVADALVVGVPDERFGEAVTAVVGLRPGQHVDADDITGALGALSPYKRPRRIVFVDTVKRGPNGKADYAWARDTVKAELDRR